Proteins found in one Salinimonas lutimaris genomic segment:
- a CDS encoding DUF2442 domain-containing protein: MATLAVEHHPLAHSVSFDSDSLIVSLIDGRTLSVPLAWFPSLSSATADQLKDWEILGDGEGIHWPQLDEDLSVNGLLWGNHAKKITNQ; encoded by the coding sequence ATGGCTACTTTAGCAGTTGAACATCACCCTCTTGCCCACTCAGTTAGTTTTGACTCAGACTCACTTATTGTCAGTCTAATTGATGGCCGCACTCTTTCCGTTCCTTTAGCTTGGTTCCCATCGCTTTCATCTGCGACTGCAGATCAACTAAAAGATTGGGAGATTCTGGGTGATGGCGAAGGTATTCATTGGCCTCAATTGGACGAAGATTTAAGTGTTAATGGTCTACTTTGGGGCAATCATGCAAAGAAGATAACAAATCAATAA
- a CDS encoding AAA family ATPase — translation MLYILGGLPATGKTELSKYLSSSLGAVHIRIDTIEQELKNVGLKKLYDEGYKIAFAIALENLKNGLSVVADSTNPVLESREAWISVANKALSPFTEIEVICSDENEHNERVERRQTDIPNLLLPSWESVTSRDYHPWKTVRIVIDTAGKTPEQSKKELSELLRISNEP, via the coding sequence ATGTTGTATATACTTGGCGGTCTGCCTGCGACAGGCAAAACTGAACTTTCAAAGTATTTGTCCTCCTCATTGGGTGCAGTCCATATTCGCATCGACACTATCGAACAAGAGTTGAAGAACGTTGGATTAAAAAAGTTGTATGACGAGGGCTATAAGATTGCTTTTGCTATTGCGTTAGAGAACCTAAAAAACGGTCTTTCTGTAGTAGCAGACTCAACCAATCCAGTTTTAGAATCTCGTGAAGCATGGATAAGCGTTGCAAATAAAGCATTATCACCTTTCACAGAAATCGAAGTCATCTGCTCTGATGAAAATGAACACAATGAGCGCGTCGAAAGAAGGCAAACGGATATTCCTAATCTTTTGCTTCCGTCGTGGGAAAGCGTGACTTCAAGGGATTATCATCCGTGGAAAACAGTACGTATTGTTATCGACACTGCGGGAAAAACGCCTGAACAAAGCAAAAAAGAGCTGAGTGAGTTACTTCGTATAAGTAATGAACCATAA
- a CDS encoding DUF4160 domain-containing protein, whose translation MPTVLRLGPYRFFFYSNENGEPAHIHIQREKMLAKFWLKPVALASSTRFPPKELRKLEQLVVENKETFLEAWNGYFSS comes from the coding sequence ATGCCGACAGTATTAAGATTAGGGCCTTATCGTTTCTTCTTTTATAGTAATGAAAACGGTGAACCCGCACACATTCATATTCAGCGAGAGAAGATGCTTGCTAAATTCTGGTTAAAGCCTGTTGCTCTAGCTAGCTCTACTCGTTTTCCACCTAAAGAGTTAAGAAAACTCGAGCAATTGGTGGTCGAAAATAAAGAAACATTTTTGGAGGCTTGGAATGGCTACTTTAGCAGTTGA
- a CDS encoding efflux RND transporter permease subunit encodes MSRIDTHKGMIAWFARNSVAANLLMWILLVGGLFSAFTIQKQIFPNIEVNIISVQVPYLGAAPQEVEEGVLLKVEEAVENLDGIKKITSTASEGMGSVSIEVEENYDIQALLNEVKAQVDAIPSFPGNTEKPVVYQQKFQSDVVWVSVFGDATERELKEFAKDIRDDIANLPGITNVEIVGARDYEISIELSETDLQKYNLTFSEVVEQVRQSSVDLPGGSIKTDNGDILLRTKGQAYTGYDFSQIALLTRADGTRVRLGDVATINDGFVEDNRFAFFDGKPAVSMRVRAVGDQNALEISEQVNQYIKQASQDFPAHLTADTWGDSSFYLNDRLNMMLENMGFGALLVFIVLSLFLRVKLAFWVIWGLPVCFLGAILAMPMEFIGVSINMLSLFAFILVLGIVVDDAIIMGESAYTEIDQKGHTTDNVIAGVKRVAMPATFGVLTTIAAFSPMLMVSGPFGVIWKSIGWVVIVCLVFSLIESKLILPAHLVHMKLKPHEPDKLNRFQRFRNIFSEGIKRFVVNSYAPFLAKAIRNRYTTLATFIAMLIVTIGLFMSGIVRFVFFPDIPSDFMSASFELEAGSSVAQRDAALREMVDAMNRMDSKLKEETGQGVVKHAIGFDNGNLGGEVFVELSKGEDREMPDYEIHALWREEMPEIPGVKTLNIGSGGGFSGPDLSFEFTSEDINALTAAASELKARLNDYDGVSDVNDSYAGGSDEVQLALKPQADALGITLQQLGQQVRYGFYGAEVQRVQRDEEEVKVMVRYPEEERNSIAHLENMRVRAPNGDDIPFEEVGTINLSEGYSSIVRVDGARSITVTGKVDKARLDPGEVTRDVAFSIVPDILAKHPKVHFQLQGNSKEEGDAMLSLAQGLLFALFAIYALLAVPLKSYSQPFIIMSVIPFGVVGAIVGHLVLGMAVSSLSLCGIIALSGVVVNDSLIMVDFVNRARAEGHRLIDAAINAGTQRFRPIILTSLTTFMGLMPIVFERSLQAQIVIPMAISLAFGILFATIITLLLVPSLYLILDDIKGLFRKPEQGHVKVTSATDP; translated from the coding sequence CACCACAGGAAGTGGAAGAAGGAGTGCTGCTTAAAGTCGAGGAAGCGGTGGAAAACCTCGATGGTATCAAAAAAATCACCTCGACCGCCTCGGAAGGAATGGGGAGTGTCAGTATTGAGGTAGAGGAAAACTACGACATACAGGCACTGCTGAATGAAGTAAAAGCGCAGGTAGATGCGATTCCCAGCTTTCCGGGTAACACGGAAAAACCTGTGGTTTATCAGCAAAAATTTCAGTCTGATGTGGTCTGGGTCTCGGTATTTGGCGATGCCACAGAGCGCGAGCTAAAAGAATTTGCCAAAGATATTCGCGACGATATTGCCAATTTACCGGGCATCACCAACGTGGAAATCGTCGGCGCCCGGGATTATGAAATCAGCATTGAGCTGTCTGAAACGGACCTGCAAAAGTATAACCTGACATTTTCAGAAGTGGTTGAGCAGGTGCGCCAGTCCAGTGTGGATCTGCCCGGCGGCTCAATTAAAACCGACAACGGCGATATTTTACTGCGTACCAAAGGACAGGCTTACACTGGTTATGATTTTTCCCAGATTGCGCTGCTGACCCGCGCCGATGGTACCCGGGTCCGGCTGGGGGATGTGGCCACAATCAATGATGGTTTTGTGGAAGATAACCGGTTTGCCTTTTTTGATGGCAAGCCCGCCGTGAGTATGCGGGTGCGTGCGGTAGGAGACCAGAACGCACTGGAAATATCCGAACAGGTGAATCAGTACATCAAGCAAGCCAGTCAGGATTTTCCTGCGCATCTGACCGCCGATACCTGGGGGGACTCGTCGTTTTACCTGAATGACCGGCTCAACATGATGCTGGAAAACATGGGGTTTGGTGCGCTACTGGTATTTATTGTTTTATCTCTGTTTTTGCGGGTAAAACTGGCGTTCTGGGTGATCTGGGGTCTGCCGGTATGCTTTTTAGGCGCGATTCTGGCCATGCCGATGGAATTTATTGGCGTGTCAATCAACATGCTCAGCCTGTTTGCCTTTATTCTGGTGCTGGGGATTGTGGTGGATGATGCCATTATCATGGGGGAGTCGGCCTACACCGAGATTGATCAGAAAGGGCATACTACCGACAACGTAATTGCCGGGGTGAAACGGGTCGCGATGCCAGCCACCTTTGGTGTACTGACCACCATTGCTGCCTTTTCTCCTATGCTGATGGTGTCTGGCCCGTTCGGGGTGATCTGGAAATCAATTGGCTGGGTCGTGATTGTGTGCCTGGTGTTTTCACTGATTGAGTCCAAGCTGATTTTGCCGGCTCACCTGGTGCATATGAAGCTTAAACCCCATGAGCCGGATAAACTGAATCGTTTTCAGCGGTTCAGAAATATTTTCAGTGAGGGCATAAAACGGTTTGTGGTGAATTCCTATGCGCCGTTTCTGGCCAAAGCCATTCGTAACCGCTACACCACGCTGGCCACCTTTATTGCAATGCTGATTGTCACCATTGGTTTATTTATGAGTGGCATTGTGCGTTTTGTATTTTTCCCGGATATACCCAGCGATTTTATGTCAGCCAGTTTTGAACTGGAAGCAGGTTCGTCGGTGGCACAGCGTGATGCGGCGCTGCGTGAAATGGTTGATGCCATGAACCGCATGGACAGCAAGCTGAAAGAAGAAACCGGTCAGGGCGTGGTGAAACATGCCATCGGGTTTGATAACGGCAACCTGGGCGGCGAAGTGTTTGTTGAGCTGAGTAAAGGCGAAGACCGCGAAATGCCGGATTACGAAATTCATGCCTTATGGCGTGAAGAAATGCCTGAAATACCCGGTGTGAAAACACTCAATATTGGTTCAGGCGGCGGTTTCTCCGGGCCGGATCTAAGCTTTGAATTTACCTCTGAAGACATCAATGCCCTGACTGCCGCAGCCAGTGAACTGAAAGCCCGGCTGAATGACTATGACGGTGTTTCGGATGTGAACGACTCGTATGCCGGTGGCAGCGACGAAGTACAACTAGCTCTGAAGCCGCAGGCTGATGCGCTGGGGATCACCTTGCAGCAGTTGGGTCAGCAGGTGCGGTACGGCTTTTACGGCGCCGAAGTACAGCGCGTGCAACGTGACGAAGAAGAAGTCAAAGTCATGGTGCGTTACCCCGAAGAGGAGCGTAACAGCATTGCTCATCTTGAAAATATGCGTGTGCGCGCCCCCAATGGCGACGATATTCCGTTTGAGGAAGTCGGCACAATTAACCTGAGTGAAGGGTATTCTTCAATTGTTCGCGTGGATGGTGCCCGCTCGATAACAGTAACCGGCAAGGTGGATAAAGCCCGACTGGATCCTGGCGAGGTGACCCGGGATGTGGCCTTTAGTATTGTGCCAGACATTCTGGCAAAACATCCAAAAGTCCATTTCCAGTTGCAGGGTAACTCCAAAGAAGAGGGCGATGCCATGCTGAGCCTGGCACAGGGCCTGTTGTTTGCCTTGTTTGCCATTTATGCACTGCTGGCCGTTCCCCTGAAATCCTACTCTCAGCCCTTTATCATCATGTCGGTGATTCCGTTTGGTGTAGTAGGGGCCATTGTCGGGCATCTGGTGCTGGGTATGGCGGTCAGTTCATTATCCCTGTGCGGCATTATTGCGCTTTCCGGGGTAGTGGTAAACGACAGCCTGATCATGGTAGATTTTGTTAACCGGGCCAGGGCCGAAGGACATCGCCTTATTGATGCAGCGATCAATGCCGGTACCCAGCGTTTTCGTCCGATTATTCTGACATCACTGACCACCTTTATGGGCCTGATGCCTATCGTGTTTGAACGCAGCCTGCAGGCGCAGATTGTCATACCCATGGCCATCTCCCTGGCATTTGGTATTCTGTTTGCCACTATTATCACGCTGCTGCTGGTGCCCTCGCTGTATCTGATACTGGATGATATCAAGGGACTGTTTCGCAAGCCGGAGCAGGGGCATGTGAAAGTGACCTCAGCCACCGACCCGTAA
- a CDS encoding tyrosine-type recombinase/integrase — translation MLKLRVKDIDFAGKSVFVFRGKGGKDRVTMLPNSLVPALEKQIESIRAIHQRDIAEGGGETSLPSGLARKYPYAIREFKWQYLSPSTTRCQHPVDGYYCRHHLHWSALTKALRIAVKKAGVTKHVTAHTFRHSFATQLLLSGADIRTVQELLGHNDLRTTQIYTHVTGQHSSGTTSPLDR, via the coding sequence TTGCTTAAATTACGCGTCAAAGATATCGACTTTGCAGGCAAGAGCGTATTTGTATTTCGCGGCAAAGGGGGCAAAGATCGCGTGACTATGCTGCCAAATAGTCTTGTCCCCGCGCTGGAAAAGCAAATAGAGTCAATCAGGGCCATTCACCAACGTGATATTGCTGAAGGTGGTGGTGAAACCAGTCTACCCTCAGGCTTAGCCAGAAAGTATCCGTATGCAATCAGAGAGTTTAAGTGGCAGTACTTGTCCCCGTCTACCACTCGATGCCAACATCCTGTAGATGGTTACTACTGTCGTCACCACTTGCATTGGTCAGCATTAACTAAAGCTTTACGTATAGCGGTGAAAAAAGCAGGCGTCACAAAGCACGTAACCGCGCATACGTTTCGGCATTCGTTTGCAACACAACTTCTTCTTTCAGGCGCTGATATAAGAACAGTGCAAGAACTACTTGGGCACAATGATTTGCGTACAACCCAAATCTATACGCATGTGACTGGTCAACACTCATCCGGTACAACAAGCCCTTTGGATAGGTAA
- a CDS encoding Txe/YoeB family addiction module toxin, translating into MSNRLLSWTDEAWNSYVYWQTQDKKILKRINKLISDVSRSPFDGIGKPEPLKENLSCFWSRRIDDTNRLVYAVDDTAITVISCRYHY; encoded by the coding sequence ATGAGTAACAGGTTGTTGTCATGGACTGACGAAGCTTGGAATAGTTACGTTTATTGGCAGACACAAGACAAGAAAATCTTAAAACGTATCAATAAGTTAATTTCAGATGTTAGTCGTTCTCCATTTGATGGAATTGGAAAACCGGAACCTCTCAAAGAAAATCTTTCATGTTTCTGGTCCCGCAGAATAGATGACACCAACCGTTTGGTATATGCCGTGGACGATACCGCAATTACGGTTATCTCTTGCCGTTACCATTACTAG
- a CDS encoding phage integrase N-terminal SAM-like domain-containing protein, with protein sequence MGQSPFLEQIRNIMRTKHYSIHTEKTYLLWIKRFILFNKKRHPKDLSEQEVTDFLTYLAVKRHVTSSTQNLALCAIVFMYKHVFERELTLLPDTVRARAPRRVPTVLSHAEALNIIGQMNEKYQLAFSLLYGCG encoded by the coding sequence ATGGGTCAAAGCCCTTTTTTAGAACAAATCCGCAATATTATGCGCACCAAGCACTACTCTATCCACACAGAAAAGACCTATCTGTTGTGGATTAAACGTTTTATTCTGTTTAATAAAAAGCGCCATCCGAAAGATCTTAGTGAGCAGGAGGTGACTGATTTTTTGACTTATCTGGCTGTTAAACGCCACGTCACTTCATCAACTCAGAATCTAGCGCTTTGCGCCATCGTGTTTATGTACAAGCATGTGTTCGAGCGGGAACTGACCTTGCTGCCTGATACTGTGCGAGCCCGGGCGCCCAGGCGAGTCCCCACGGTACTTAGTCATGCAGAAGCGCTTAATATCATTGGTCAAATGAATGAGAAGTATCAACTGGCCTTTTCGTTACTTTATGGTTGTGGATGA
- a CDS encoding type II toxin-antitoxin system Phd/YefM family antitoxin: MRIVSFTEARNSLKAVLDNVINDADTTVITRRDSEDAVVMSLDYYNSLMETVHLLRSPANAEHLNRSIAQFKAAKTIQRELIDE; this comes from the coding sequence ATGAGAATAGTCTCTTTTACCGAAGCACGAAATAGTCTAAAAGCCGTTTTGGACAACGTCATCAACGATGCAGATACAACAGTAATCACTCGTCGTGACTCTGAAGATGCTGTTGTAATGTCATTAGATTATTACAACAGTCTTATGGAAACTGTTCATCTACTTCGTTCTCCAGCGAACGCTGAACACTTAAATCGTTCAATAGCACAGTTTAAAGCGGCAAAAACGATCCAGCGAGAGCTTATCGATGAGTAA